From Vicinamibacterales bacterium, the proteins below share one genomic window:
- a CDS encoding VWA domain-containing protein yields MRFLYPELGWWLLAAFLVIALLKSGVRWRFAAFTAVLPSRRFPFRASMARRLPFLVLACAAAFTALAIMQPVIPYSQATLQSKGLDIVLLMDLSSSMQEEMGSGQRTTSTTVVPGARTRLDAVKDAVKTFIRMRRDDRIGLVVFSDNPYVISPLTFDHEYLLHYIDFVDDKILQGEGQTAIGDGLALSNYVLSRQATANSRGHQVIVLFTDGESNRGREPVEVLAESDEAEIRVHVIGVDLESDVKERPGVQMLMKAVEDNGGRYFDADSERELTAASRAIDGIEKGLLVSRVYVRDVPVYQWFAIPALVALVAAVSLRSVPYFIDQT; encoded by the coding sequence GTGCGCTTTCTCTACCCCGAGCTGGGCTGGTGGCTGCTCGCGGCGTTCCTCGTCATCGCGCTGCTGAAATCGGGCGTCCGCTGGCGGTTCGCCGCGTTCACCGCGGTGCTGCCGTCGCGGCGCTTCCCGTTCCGCGCCTCGATGGCGCGCCGGCTGCCGTTCCTCGTGCTCGCGTGTGCCGCCGCGTTCACCGCCCTCGCCATCATGCAGCCGGTGATCCCGTACTCCCAGGCCACGCTCCAGTCGAAAGGGCTCGACATCGTCCTGCTGATGGACCTGTCGTCGAGCATGCAGGAGGAGATGGGATCGGGCCAGCGGACGACGAGCACGACGGTCGTGCCGGGCGCGCGCACGCGGCTGGACGCGGTCAAGGACGCGGTGAAGACGTTCATCCGCATGCGCCGCGACGATCGCATCGGGCTGGTCGTGTTCTCCGACAACCCTTACGTGATCAGTCCGCTGACCTTCGATCACGAATACCTGCTGCACTACATCGATTTCGTCGACGACAAGATCCTGCAGGGGGAAGGGCAGACGGCGATCGGCGACGGGCTGGCGCTGTCGAACTACGTGCTGTCGCGCCAGGCGACGGCGAACTCCCGCGGGCACCAGGTGATCGTGCTGTTCACGGACGGCGAGAGCAACCGCGGGCGGGAGCCGGTGGAGGTGCTGGCCGAGTCCGACGAGGCCGAGATCCGCGTCCACGTGATCGGCGTCGATCTGGAGTCGGACGTCAAGGAGCGGCCGGGCGTTCAGATGCTGATGAAGGCGGTCGAGGACAACGGCGGCCGGTACTTCGACGCGGACTCCGAGCGCGAGCTGACCGCCGCGTCCCGCGCGATCGACGGAATCGAGAAGGGGCTGCTGGTCAGCCGCGTCTACGTCCGCGACGTCCCGGTTTACCAGTGGTTCGCGATTCCCGCGCTGGTCGCGCTGGTCGCCGCAGTGTCGCTGCGATCGGTGCCGTATTTCATCGATCAGACCTGA
- a CDS encoding AAA family ATPase, with translation MTEQTLLNAQTAAEIVTGLEQEIGKVIVGQHVLIRRMLTALFAAIPFAVSEGRARTGCGHLLLEGVPGVAKTLTATTIAKAISARFQRVQLTPDLLPADIIGTRIYDAKSATFRIEQGPVFTNILLADEINRATPKTQSALLEAMQERQVTLADTTFPLDDPFWVLATQNPVEQEGVYTLPEAQLDRFSMMLRVGYPSEGEEVEMLQKRMSQSIAHRVSPSDVTVLRDFIGQAVYIDPKILEYIVRLGRATRDPGSVGRGDLRELLALGISPRSYQHLLALARVTAFLHGRTWALPEDVKEVFTDATRHRLARTVRAQAENVHADEIVHELLRSVPIP, from the coding sequence ATGACGGAACAGACCTTGTTGAACGCACAGACGGCGGCGGAGATCGTCACCGGTCTCGAGCAGGAGATCGGCAAGGTGATCGTCGGACAGCACGTGCTGATCCGGCGGATGCTGACGGCGCTGTTCGCGGCGATTCCCTTCGCGGTCTCGGAGGGGCGCGCCCGCACCGGCTGCGGGCACCTGCTGCTGGAAGGCGTGCCCGGCGTCGCCAAGACGCTGACGGCGACGACGATCGCCAAGGCGATCTCGGCGCGGTTCCAGCGCGTCCAGCTGACCCCGGACCTGCTGCCGGCGGACATCATCGGCACGCGCATCTACGACGCGAAATCGGCGACCTTCCGCATCGAGCAGGGGCCGGTCTTCACCAACATCCTGCTCGCGGACGAGATCAACCGGGCCACGCCGAAGACCCAGAGCGCGCTGCTCGAGGCGATGCAGGAGCGCCAGGTCACGCTCGCCGACACCACGTTCCCGCTCGACGACCCGTTCTGGGTGCTCGCGACGCAGAACCCGGTCGAGCAGGAGGGGGTGTACACGCTGCCGGAAGCGCAGCTCGATCGCTTCTCGATGATGCTGCGCGTCGGCTACCCGAGCGAAGGGGAGGAGGTCGAGATGCTGCAGAAGCGCATGAGCCAGAGCATCGCGCACCGCGTCTCGCCGTCCGACGTCACCGTGCTGCGCGACTTCATCGGGCAGGCGGTGTACATCGATCCGAAGATCCTCGAGTACATCGTCCGTCTCGGCCGCGCCACGCGCGATCCGGGCAGCGTCGGCCGGGGGGATCTGCGCGAGCTGCTCGCGCTCGGCATCTCGCCGCGCTCGTACCAGCACCTGCTCGCGCTGGCCCGGGTGACCGCGTTCCTGCACGGCCGCACCTGGGCGCTGCCGGAGGACGTCAAGGAAGTCTTCACCGACGCCACGCGCCACCGCCTGGCGCGCACGGTGCGGGCGCAGGCGGAGAACGTCCACGCCGACGAGATCGTCCACGAGCTGCTGCGATCGGTGCCGATCCCATGA
- a CDS encoding amidohydrolase family protein, translating to MRTSSRPILAAFLLVPSLVTLARQPAPAPITIRAGRLLDGRGGSQENVVVRVEGSKIVGVGQAAGPVTHDLSGYTLAPGFIDTHVHILWHFNKDGRFDTRGETPEDRISAGLVNARETLMHGFTTVQSLGEAGDLALRTALDRGPRLLTSVRQINERTGGRGNPGGVATPDQLRQAVREARAGGADVIKLFASGSIRDGGKQTMTDEQLQAACGEATALGVRTAVHAHDAASIRAAVLAGCTQIEHGTFATDAVLRLMAERGTYFDPNVGVVLQNYLENKPKFLGIGNYTEEGFASMEKSIPVVIEMFRRAVKTPNLKIVYGTDAVAGAHGRNIEEAVVRVRQGGQAPMDAIVSMTSLAAESLGLKDQIGAIAPGLEADLVAVEGNPLRDITALRKVKFVMKAGAAIRTE from the coding sequence ATGCGCACCAGCAGCAGGCCGATTCTGGCCGCTTTCCTGCTCGTCCCCTCGCTGGTCACCCTCGCCCGGCAGCCCGCCCCGGCGCCCATCACCATCCGCGCCGGCCGTCTGCTGGACGGCCGCGGCGGGTCACAGGAGAACGTCGTCGTGCGCGTCGAGGGATCGAAGATTGTCGGCGTGGGCCAGGCGGCCGGTCCCGTGACCCACGACCTGTCCGGCTACACGCTGGCCCCCGGGTTCATCGACACGCACGTGCACATCCTGTGGCACTTCAACAAGGACGGGCGGTTCGACACGCGCGGCGAGACGCCCGAGGACCGGATCAGCGCCGGACTGGTCAACGCCCGCGAGACCCTGATGCACGGGTTCACCACGGTGCAGAGCCTTGGCGAAGCCGGAGACCTCGCCCTGCGCACGGCACTCGATCGTGGCCCGCGCCTTCTGACCTCCGTCCGCCAGATCAACGAGCGCACCGGCGGCCGCGGCAATCCGGGCGGGGTGGCGACGCCCGATCAACTGCGCCAGGCCGTACGCGAGGCAAGGGCCGGCGGCGCTGACGTCATCAAGCTGTTCGCGTCGGGCAGCATCCGCGACGGCGGAAAGCAGACGATGACGGACGAACAGCTGCAGGCGGCGTGCGGCGAAGCGACGGCGCTCGGCGTGCGCACCGCCGTCCACGCGCACGACGCGGCATCGATCCGCGCCGCAGTTCTCGCCGGCTGCACCCAGATCGAACACGGGACGTTTGCCACCGACGCCGTGCTGCGGCTGATGGCGGAGCGCGGCACCTACTTCGATCCGAACGTGGGGGTCGTCCTGCAGAACTACCTGGAGAACAAGCCGAAGTTCCTCGGCATCGGCAACTACACCGAGGAAGGCTTCGCCTCGATGGAAAAGTCGATTCCCGTCGTCATCGAGATGTTCAGGCGCGCGGTGAAGACGCCGAACCTGAAGATCGTCTACGGCACCGACGCCGTGGCCGGGGCTCACGGGCGCAACATCGAGGAAGCGGTCGTCCGCGTGAGGCAGGGCGGGCAGGCGCCGATGGACGCGATCGTCTCGATGACCTCGCTCGCCGCCGAGTCGCTCGGCTTGAAGGATCAGATCGGCGCGATTGCGCCGGGGCTCGAAGCGGATCTGGTGGCCGTCGAAGGCAACCCGCTCCGCGACATCACCGCGCTCAGGAAGGTGAAGTTCGTGATGAAGGCCGGGGCGGCGATCCGGACGGAATAG
- a CDS encoding carboxypeptidase regulatory-like domain-containing protein translates to MNVAGGTRRVAVLVLSLLMLAGTAGAQSQAVNGTIEGTITDASGGLLPGVTVTIRNTDTGAERVVVTDANGLYRAPLLPLGAYTVAAELAGFKKHEQTGIPITAGAAAVVNIKMEIGGITEVVSVQSEAAVVDLGKIDVGRNLNEREIHNLPLVSRNPYNFALLQPGVSGLENSEFGVPRFSANGSLLRINYQMDGNTNTQKDRAGLRLMPMSEVAIGEVKVTTSGYAPEFGQTMGLVYNAITPSGTNRLRGDVSYRFRRTPFSAYPFYTTITPRTAENKPKDVVNTVTASSGGPVVRDRVHYYAGFERTYRDMTNTFTFTPALVAQVGLPAQPNSVPAYQNVRFFLGKIDAQLAAGHRLTLRTNLFSNNNPYNGGAGGITAIERGFDFADRMSSTAAQFVSNWGANRLNELRVQYARRHQSRTAHEGAPTGISVNISNAINFGRPTSDGEDFVQGITQVLDNFTLIRGRHSFKAGIDYQFVADTRAVALTTTYTFPTVAAYLAAVNGTNPRGYTTFAQVIGDPNFKMNSQLFSAFWQDDWRLTSDLKVLYGVRYDSYFYPEANGSAPFAYSRSFKDHTHQWGPRLGVAWTLGEKKDQVVRASTGIMYDQPLLAVYENAIQQNGLPARTTYSVAATGIGAPAFPGTLSNLPAGAVLPAQSIFAPDPDLELAYNIQNSAQYARGFGKAYNGSIGVVYNRGYNLPVITNINPINPIGTLADGRGIYSTTVNAGTRLDPRFNNINVVQSPGESTYKALLLTFGKRSASGVQWDLNYTLGKGIDTAPLAGATLSVQGDQPRSDPQNLERDKGPNALDTRHSFNGSIVAMSRVTRGPGALRRLLSDNQVGVILQFNSGLPFTLTGNRDLNGDGNNNDRPLNVGRNSYYLPARWNVDARLSRFIPLGGTRRVEILGEFKNIFNIVQTSGVRNGVNVDTAGNVLSPLVFGTVVSSLTSLPAEGKDFLPLNGYEQRKFQLGFKFAF, encoded by the coding sequence ATGAACGTCGCAGGCGGAACACGTCGAGTGGCCGTGCTGGTCCTGTCGCTGCTCATGCTGGCGGGCACCGCCGGCGCGCAGTCGCAGGCCGTGAACGGCACCATCGAGGGGACCATTACCGATGCATCCGGCGGACTGCTTCCCGGCGTCACCGTCACGATCCGCAACACCGACACCGGCGCCGAGCGCGTCGTCGTCACGGACGCGAACGGGCTCTATCGCGCGCCGCTCCTGCCGCTCGGCGCGTATACGGTGGCGGCCGAACTCGCCGGCTTCAAGAAGCACGAGCAGACCGGCATCCCGATCACCGCGGGCGCGGCGGCGGTCGTCAACATCAAGATGGAGATCGGCGGGATCACCGAGGTCGTCTCGGTGCAGTCGGAGGCCGCGGTCGTCGATCTCGGCAAGATCGACGTGGGGCGCAATCTGAACGAGCGCGAGATCCACAATCTGCCGCTGGTGTCGCGCAACCCGTACAACTTCGCGCTGCTGCAGCCCGGCGTCAGCGGCCTCGAGAACTCCGAGTTCGGCGTGCCGCGCTTCAGCGCCAACGGCTCGCTGCTGCGCATCAATTATCAGATGGACGGCAACACCAACACGCAGAAGGACCGCGCCGGGCTGCGCCTGATGCCGATGTCGGAGGTCGCCATCGGCGAAGTCAAGGTCACGACCAGCGGCTACGCGCCGGAATTCGGCCAGACGATGGGGCTGGTCTACAACGCGATCACGCCGTCGGGCACGAACAGGCTGCGCGGCGACGTGAGCTACCGCTTCCGCCGCACGCCGTTCAGCGCCTATCCCTTCTACACCACGATCACCCCGCGGACCGCCGAGAACAAGCCGAAAGACGTCGTCAATACGGTCACCGCGTCGTCGGGCGGGCCGGTCGTCCGGGATCGCGTGCATTACTACGCCGGGTTCGAGCGGACGTACCGCGACATGACCAATACCTTCACCTTCACGCCGGCGCTGGTGGCGCAGGTGGGGCTGCCGGCGCAGCCGAACTCGGTGCCGGCGTATCAGAACGTGCGGTTCTTCCTGGGCAAGATCGACGCGCAGCTCGCCGCGGGACACCGGCTGACCCTCCGCACCAATCTGTTCTCCAACAACAATCCGTACAACGGCGGCGCCGGCGGCATCACGGCGATCGAGCGCGGCTTCGACTTCGCCGATCGCATGAGCTCGACGGCGGCGCAGTTCGTGTCGAACTGGGGCGCCAACCGGCTGAACGAGCTCCGGGTGCAGTACGCGCGGCGGCATCAGTCGCGCACCGCGCACGAAGGGGCGCCAACCGGCATCTCGGTGAACATCAGCAACGCGATCAACTTCGGGCGCCCGACGTCGGACGGCGAAGACTTCGTCCAGGGGATCACGCAGGTGCTCGACAACTTCACGCTGATCCGCGGGCGCCACAGCTTCAAGGCGGGGATCGACTACCAGTTCGTCGCCGATACGCGCGCGGTGGCGCTGACGACGACCTACACGTTCCCGACGGTGGCGGCCTATCTGGCGGCCGTGAACGGCACCAATCCGCGCGGCTACACCACGTTCGCGCAGGTGATCGGCGATCCGAACTTCAAGATGAACAGTCAGCTGTTCAGCGCGTTCTGGCAGGACGACTGGCGGCTCACGTCGGATCTGAAGGTCCTCTACGGCGTCCGCTACGACTCCTACTTCTACCCGGAGGCGAACGGCAGCGCGCCGTTTGCGTACTCGCGAAGCTTCAAGGATCACACCCACCAGTGGGGGCCGCGCCTCGGCGTCGCGTGGACGCTCGGCGAGAAGAAGGACCAGGTCGTGCGCGCCAGCACCGGCATCATGTACGACCAGCCGCTGCTCGCCGTCTACGAGAACGCGATCCAGCAGAACGGCCTGCCGGCCCGGACGACGTATTCGGTGGCGGCGACGGGCATCGGCGCGCCGGCGTTCCCGGGCACGCTGTCGAACCTGCCGGCCGGCGCGGTGCTCCCGGCGCAGTCGATCTTCGCGCCCGATCCGGATCTCGAGCTGGCCTACAACATCCAGAACAGCGCGCAGTACGCGCGCGGGTTTGGCAAGGCGTACAACGGCTCGATCGGCGTGGTCTACAACCGCGGCTACAACCTGCCGGTCATCACCAATATCAATCCGATCAACCCGATCGGCACGCTGGCGGACGGCCGCGGCATCTACAGCACGACGGTCAACGCCGGCACGCGCCTCGATCCGCGGTTCAACAACATCAACGTCGTCCAGTCGCCGGGCGAGTCGACCTACAAGGCGCTGCTGCTCACCTTCGGCAAGCGCTCGGCCAGCGGCGTGCAGTGGGACTTGAACTACACGCTCGGCAAGGGCATCGACACGGCGCCGCTCGCGGGCGCCACGCTGTCGGTCCAGGGCGATCAGCCGCGCTCCGATCCGCAGAACCTCGAGCGGGACAAGGGTCCGAACGCCCTCGACACGCGCCACTCGTTCAACGGCAGCATCGTCGCGATGTCGCGCGTCACCCGCGGCCCGGGCGCGCTGCGCCGGCTGCTCAGCGACAACCAGGTCGGCGTCATCCTGCAGTTCAACAGCGGGCTGCCGTTCACGCTGACCGGCAACCGCGACCTCAACGGCGATGGCAACAACAACGATCGACCGCTGAACGTCGGACGCAATTCGTACTATCTGCCGGCGCGGTGGAACGTCGACGCGAGGCTGTCGCGGTTCATTCCGCTGGGCGGCACCCGCCGCGTCGAGATCCTCGGCGAGTTCAAGAACATCTTCAACATCGTGCAGACCTCGGGCGTCCGCAACGGCGTCAACGTCGACACCGCCGGCAACGTGCTCTCGCCGCTGGTGTTCGGCACCGTCGTCTCGTCCCTGACCAGCCTGCCGGCCGAAGGCAAGGACTTCCTGCCGCTGAACGGCTACGAGCAGCGGAAGTTCCAGCTCGGGTTCAAGTTCGCGTTCTAG
- a CDS encoding DUF58 domain-containing protein: protein MIPEHVMRELRYIEVATARKIRNQRVGTYQSPMRGPGFDFDEHQPYRPGDDVRRIDWNVTARMGAPFVRHTHAEREMNVMVVMDVSRSMTLGSAAHAKREALTYISGSILFSAIADQINAGFLAFADRVLLSTPPKRTRESAWTALEQAWALKSPARQTLMLPAIRHLITALKRMSVIFIVSDFVTGDEPLTSPELSLLAARHDVIAVVPEDRSETELPAGAGYVQMRDVESGRRVAVGLGRQARAGYTAAIEQRRQELARAFYRVPMDHVFVPTAGSPVLPVLSLFARRKA, encoded by the coding sequence ATGATTCCCGAGCACGTCATGCGCGAGCTGCGCTACATCGAGGTGGCGACCGCCCGCAAGATCCGCAACCAGCGCGTCGGGACCTACCAGAGTCCGATGCGCGGCCCCGGGTTCGACTTCGACGAGCACCAGCCGTACCGCCCTGGCGACGACGTGCGGCGGATCGACTGGAACGTGACCGCGCGCATGGGGGCGCCGTTCGTGCGGCACACCCACGCCGAGCGCGAGATGAACGTGATGGTGGTGATGGACGTGTCGCGATCGATGACGCTGGGATCGGCGGCGCACGCCAAGCGGGAGGCGCTGACCTACATCTCGGGCTCGATTCTGTTCTCGGCGATCGCGGACCAGATCAACGCCGGGTTCCTGGCTTTCGCGGATCGGGTGCTGCTGTCGACGCCGCCGAAACGCACCCGCGAATCGGCGTGGACGGCGCTCGAGCAGGCCTGGGCGCTGAAATCGCCCGCGCGGCAGACGCTGATGCTGCCCGCGATCCGCCATCTGATCACCGCGCTGAAGCGGATGAGCGTCATCTTCATCGTCTCGGATTTCGTCACCGGCGACGAGCCGCTGACCAGTCCGGAGCTGTCGCTGCTCGCCGCCAGGCACGACGTCATCGCCGTGGTGCCCGAGGACCGGTCCGAGACCGAGCTGCCTGCGGGGGCGGGCTACGTGCAGATGCGCGACGTCGAGTCCGGGCGCCGCGTCGCGGTCGGCCTCGGCCGGCAGGCGCGCGCCGGCTATACGGCGGCGATCGAGCAGCGCCGGCAGGAGCTGGCGCGCGCGTTCTATCGCGTGCCCATGGATCACGTGTTCGTGCCGACGGCCGGCAGCCCGGTGCTGCCGGTGCTGTCGCTGTTTGCCAGGAGGAAAGCGTGA
- a CDS encoding PIG-L family deacetylase — protein sequence MKAPRSVLASGVLALSVSALAFGARAQQRSPQFFVEPLTDARGQVGLGLALRRLTTVGTFMHTTAHPDDENTGILALHARGQGMRVALLTATRGDGGQNEIGPELFDAIGVLRTEELLQAHRWDGAEQYFTRAVDFGFSFSPQETLQKWGHDEILGDFVRMIRTIRPDVVVTLNPTGTGGGQHHMVSATLTAEAFAAAADPTKYPEQLKEGLRPWQIKKLYQPGGGGFGGRLGGPGGPGGRGRGRGGPPPPAGQGRAAAGQPPAGGDLPAPPPPDPNAKYATIDTSMYDPLIGCTIGEVGSVAASMHKCQGRSPIQNFGGASGARYRLALTTIESQRNKDETSLFEGIDTTLASLSQYAGANAPAGLREGLAQITNHGLDAQKAFMGSQDPSVTLPSLLQGLTAVRALRSGLGGMGLGDLARYEIDFRLAQKEQQYQQAIVLAQGLRIDAIADDGIVMGNQPVRVTTSVANRGPEGASIKSVTLTGFDGGAACQNLGPLRSAPAFSCASDVRIPANAKLTNPYWVRLPESGRAELEPDSPYGLPFRPTPFRAQFEFDVKGVGVTHEMPVQYRYAGDLATGEKRMELKVVPGLSLTVSPNVMIVPVKVAAGVDRRKDVRVTVENNTKGAATASIALEVPAGWRVAPASAPISLSAEGETSTVRFTVTPPAGPAPGQFALKARATGAKAPDLTGAEQFTEGYQVIEYPHIQRRHKVIPAATTVKVVDVGVAPNIRMGYVMGVGDLVPQALDQLGVRVTMIDSDELAYGNLSRFDTIMLGIRAYERREDLKAYNHRLIKYVQDGGTLIVQYNKTAEFNQAQYGPYPALVSSNRVTDETAPVQILEKEHHAFTYPNRIRQDAWDGWVQERGLYFLGEKDAQYKDLVQLQDPFEYNPGTKGGALVEARFGKGRWLYVGLGLWRQLPYGTVGAYQLMANLISLGKVPKAAAPASR from the coding sequence ATGAAAGCTCCCCGGTCCGTTCTGGCGTCGGGCGTCCTGGCCCTTTCCGTCTCGGCACTGGCTTTCGGTGCGAGAGCGCAGCAGCGCTCGCCGCAGTTCTTCGTCGAGCCGCTGACGGACGCACGAGGGCAGGTGGGGCTCGGCCTGGCGCTGCGGCGGCTCACCACCGTCGGCACCTTCATGCACACCACGGCGCATCCCGACGACGAGAACACCGGGATCCTCGCCCTCCACGCACGCGGCCAGGGCATGCGCGTCGCGCTGCTGACCGCGACGCGCGGCGACGGCGGCCAGAACGAGATCGGCCCGGAGCTGTTCGACGCCATCGGCGTGCTGCGCACCGAGGAACTGCTGCAGGCGCACCGCTGGGACGGGGCGGAGCAGTACTTCACGCGCGCCGTCGACTTCGGCTTCTCGTTCAGCCCGCAGGAGACGCTCCAGAAGTGGGGGCACGACGAGATCCTCGGCGACTTCGTGCGCATGATCCGCACGATCCGCCCCGACGTGGTCGTCACCTTGAACCCGACGGGGACCGGCGGCGGGCAGCACCACATGGTGTCGGCGACGCTCACCGCGGAAGCGTTCGCCGCGGCGGCCGATCCCACGAAGTATCCGGAGCAGCTGAAAGAAGGACTGCGCCCCTGGCAGATCAAGAAGCTGTATCAGCCGGGCGGCGGTGGATTCGGCGGCCGGCTGGGCGGGCCCGGCGGGCCTGGGGGACGCGGACGAGGACGGGGCGGTCCGCCTCCGCCCGCCGGCCAGGGTCGGGCTGCGGCGGGACAGCCGCCGGCTGGCGGTGATCTCCCGGCTCCACCTCCACCGGATCCCAACGCGAAGTACGCGACCATCGACACGTCGATGTACGACCCGCTGATCGGCTGCACGATCGGCGAGGTCGGCAGCGTGGCCGCGAGCATGCACAAGTGCCAGGGGCGGTCGCCGATTCAGAACTTCGGCGGCGCCAGCGGCGCGCGCTACCGCCTGGCGCTGACGACGATCGAGTCGCAGAGGAACAAGGACGAGACGTCGCTGTTCGAGGGGATCGACACCACGCTTGCCAGCCTCTCCCAGTACGCCGGCGCGAACGCCCCGGCGGGTCTGCGCGAGGGACTGGCGCAGATCACCAATCACGGCCTCGACGCGCAGAAGGCGTTCATGGGCTCGCAGGATCCGTCGGTGACGCTGCCTTCGCTGCTGCAGGGGTTGACCGCGGTGCGGGCGCTGCGGTCGGGGCTCGGCGGGATGGGCCTGGGCGACCTCGCGAGGTACGAGATCGACTTCCGCCTGGCGCAGAAGGAGCAGCAGTACCAGCAGGCGATCGTCCTGGCGCAGGGACTTCGCATCGACGCGATTGCGGACGACGGGATCGTGATGGGGAATCAGCCGGTTCGCGTCACCACCAGCGTCGCGAATCGCGGACCGGAAGGCGCCTCGATCAAGAGCGTCACGCTCACCGGCTTCGACGGCGGCGCGGCGTGCCAGAACCTCGGTCCGCTGCGCAGCGCGCCGGCGTTCTCCTGCGCGTCCGACGTCAGGATCCCGGCGAACGCGAAGCTGACCAACCCGTACTGGGTCCGGCTGCCCGAGTCCGGGCGCGCCGAGCTGGAGCCGGATTCGCCGTACGGACTGCCGTTCCGGCCGACGCCGTTCCGCGCGCAGTTCGAGTTCGACGTCAAGGGGGTCGGCGTGACGCACGAGATGCCGGTGCAGTATCGCTACGCCGGCGATCTCGCGACGGGCGAGAAGCGCATGGAGCTGAAGGTCGTGCCCGGCCTGTCGCTGACCGTCTCCCCGAACGTGATGATCGTCCCGGTGAAGGTCGCGGCGGGCGTCGATCGGCGCAAGGACGTGCGTGTCACGGTCGAGAACAACACCAAGGGGGCGGCGACCGCCAGCATCGCGCTCGAGGTTCCGGCCGGCTGGCGGGTCGCGCCGGCCTCCGCGCCGATCTCGCTCTCGGCGGAAGGGGAGACCAGCACGGTGCGCTTCACGGTGACGCCGCCCGCCGGGCCCGCGCCGGGGCAGTTCGCGCTGAAGGCGCGCGCCACCGGGGCGAAGGCGCCCGACCTCACCGGCGCCGAGCAGTTCACCGAGGGGTACCAGGTGATCGAGTACCCGCACATCCAGCGGCGGCACAAGGTGATCCCGGCGGCGACGACGGTGAAGGTCGTGGACGTCGGCGTCGCGCCGAACATCCGCATGGGATATGTGATGGGCGTCGGCGATCTCGTGCCGCAGGCGCTCGATCAGCTCGGCGTGCGGGTGACGATGATCGACAGCGACGAGCTCGCCTACGGCAACCTGTCGCGGTTCGACACGATCATGCTGGGCATTCGCGCCTACGAGCGCCGCGAGGATCTCAAGGCCTACAACCACCGCCTGATCAAGTACGTGCAGGACGGCGGCACGCTGATCGTCCAGTACAACAAGACGGCGGAGTTCAACCAGGCGCAGTACGGTCCCTATCCGGCGCTGGTCAGCAGCAACCGCGTCACCGACGAGACCGCGCCGGTGCAGATCCTCGAGAAGGAGCACCACGCGTTCACCTACCCGAACCGCATCCGGCAGGATGCCTGGGACGGCTGGGTGCAGGAGCGCGGCCTCTACTTCCTCGGCGAGAAGGACGCGCAATACAAGGACCTCGTCCAGCTCCAGGATCCGTTCGAGTACAACCCTGGGACGAAAGGCGGGGCGCTTGTCGAAGCGCGGTTTGGCAAGGGCCGGTGGCTGTATGTCGGGCTGGGTCTCTGGCGCCAGCTCCCGTACGGCACCGTCGGCGCCTACCAGCTGATGGCGAATCTGATCAGCCTCGGCAAAGTTCCGAAGGCGGCGGCGCCCGCGTCACGGTAG
- a CDS encoding VWA domain-containing protein: MRVLRPELATWWQILPVLLAALTVRFLYLQRQRRLSPIAARFRPLSRRSTWKREAGALLLAAIAGGALVFALVRPQAPLSIRTPQYEREDLIIMLDRSASMRARDVAPSRFSRATQEIRTFLKDKPENIDRVGLVGFAGSSLILSYLTRDLDTVAFYLDWIENDPQNLMGTNIGAALRNALEVARKDDRRTRKIFVLLSDGEDYGGEVNRQLGVYRQEGHHVNTIGIGSDNEVPVPELLPDGREIPLRDEGGRIVRTRFEESMLRDLAAATGGRYLRSRSGGDLARALHEIEAGERTLVGYRTTTEYRDLFPAALALAAFGIAGLWLLL, translated from the coding sequence GTGCGCGTCCTCCGGCCGGAGCTCGCGACGTGGTGGCAGATCCTCCCGGTGCTGCTCGCGGCACTGACCGTCCGGTTTCTCTACCTGCAGCGGCAGCGTCGGCTGTCGCCGATCGCGGCGCGCTTCAGGCCGCTGTCGCGGCGATCCACCTGGAAGAGAGAAGCGGGCGCGCTGCTGCTGGCGGCGATCGCCGGCGGCGCGCTGGTGTTCGCGCTGGTCCGGCCGCAGGCGCCGCTCAGCATCCGCACGCCGCAGTACGAGCGTGAAGATCTCATCATCATGCTCGACCGCTCGGCCTCGATGCGGGCGCGTGACGTCGCGCCGTCGCGGTTCTCGCGCGCCACCCAGGAGATCCGCACGTTCCTCAAGGACAAGCCCGAGAACATCGATCGCGTGGGGCTGGTCGGCTTCGCCGGGAGCTCGCTGATCCTGTCGTACCTGACGCGCGACCTCGACACCGTGGCGTTCTATCTGGACTGGATCGAGAACGATCCGCAGAACCTGATGGGCACCAACATCGGCGCGGCGCTGCGCAACGCGCTGGAGGTCGCCCGCAAGGACGATCGGCGGACCCGCAAGATCTTCGTGCTGCTCTCCGACGGCGAGGACTACGGCGGCGAAGTCAACCGCCAGCTCGGCGTCTACCGCCAGGAGGGGCACCACGTGAACACCATCGGCATCGGGTCGGACAACGAGGTGCCGGTCCCCGAACTGCTGCCGGACGGCCGCGAGATTCCGCTCCGCGACGAGGGGGGCCGCATCGTCCGCACCCGCTTCGAAGAGTCGATGCTGCGCGATCTCGCGGCCGCGACCGGCGGGCGCTACCTGCGATCGCGCAGCGGCGGCGATCTCGCCAGGGCGCTCCACGAGATCGAGGCCGGAGAGCGCACGCTGGTCGGCTACCGCACCACCACCGAGTATCGCGACCTGTTTCCCGCTGCGCTGGCGCTCGCGGCGTTCGGCATCGCCGGCCTCTGGCTGCTCTTATGA